One window of the Salminus brasiliensis chromosome 1, fSalBra1.hap2, whole genome shotgun sequence genome contains the following:
- the trmt6 gene encoding tRNA (adenine(58)-N(1))-methyltransferase non-catalytic subunit TRM6, with amino-acid sequence MADTAVDSDEECRISEGEYVVLKRGDVYKSVQIEKRKKVIFEKQWIFMDNAVGELYGSTFEVDGGGKLTLRKPNRTEDATDNKEAGLDNRHIVDDGKSQKLTRDDIESLKEQGLKGQEIIQQLIDNSTTFKDKTEFAQEKYIKKKKKKYESNITVLKPSSRILAMMYHGREPGKICHLRYDTLAQMLTMGNIHAGSKIIVFETCAGLVLGSVMERMGGHGSVIQMYPGGGPVRAGMESFGFPSHFHDTLHEFPLCKVNALLSGTLNVDEKDTDSQSNDGADKQSGSSQVSSGGGEEGSAEPQSMEVSTDPAEAKKREEREKLREQKAQEKKVRLEEKRRRLAAAATLLEGRNADGLVIASRFSPCPVLLGLLKFVAPSRPFVVYCQYREPLIECYTKLREQGGAISLRLTDSWLRHYQVLPNRTHPVLLMSGGGGYLLSGITVTADAAASETQQKSSEPAAKRIKLDEIRSTGDSSV; translated from the exons ATGGCGGACACGGCGGTGGACAGTGATGAGGAGTGCAGGATAAGTGAAGGCGAATACGTAGTTCTGAAGAGAGGAGATGTCTACAAATCAGTCCAGATTGAGAAGAGAAA GAAAGTGATTTTTGAGAAGCAGTGGATCTTTATGGACAATGCTGTTGGAGAGCTGTATGGTTCCACGTTTGAAGTAGACGGTGGTGGGAAGCTAACCCTGCGAAAACCAAACCGTACAGAAGATGCCACAG ACAACAAGGAAGCAGGGTTGGACAACAGACACATTGTGGATGATGGCAAATCACAGAAACTCACTAGAGATGATATTGAGTCACTGAAAGAGCAAGGGTTGAAAGGCCAG GAAATTATTCAGCAGCTTATAGACAACAGTACAACCTTTAAGGATAAAACTGAATTTGCTCAAGAGAAATACatcaagaagaaaaagaagaa GTATGAGAGCAATATAACAGTGCTGAAGCCTTCATCCCGTATTTTGGCCATGATGTACCATGGAAGGGAACCTGGGAAAATATG TCACTTGCGATACGACACCTTGGCTCAGATGCTGACCATGGGGAACATCCATGCGGGCAGTAAGATTATTGTGTTTGAGACTTGTGCTGGCCTCGTACTCGGCTCTGTTATGGAAAGAATGGGAG gCCATGGATCAGTGATCCAAATGTATCCAGGTGGAGGGCCAGTCAGAGCAGGCATGGAGAGCTTTGGCTTCCCATCACATTTCCACGACACACTACATGAGTTTCCCTTATGTAAGGTGAACGCCCTCCTGTCAGGAACATTGAACGTGGATGAGAAAGACACAGACTCTCAGAGCAACgacggagcagataaacagtccGGCTCTTCTCAGGTCTCCTCAGGTGGAGGTGAGGAGGGCAGCGCAGAGCCACAGAGCATGGAAGTGAGCACAGACCCAGCTGAGGCTAAGAAaagggaagagagggagaagcTGCGGGAGCAAAAG GCACAGGAGAAGAAAGTGAGGctagaggagaagagaagaaggctGGCTGCAGCTGCTACCTTGCTGGAGGGCCGAAATGCTGATGG GTTAGTGATCGCCAGCCGCTTCTCCCCCTGTCCTGTGTTACTGGGCTTGTTGAAGTTTGTGGCGCCATCGAGGCCGTTTGTAGTCTACTGCCAGTACAGAGAG CCATTAATTGAATGCTATACAAAGCTCAGGGAGCAAGGTGGAGCAATCAGCCTCAGACTGACCGATTCCTGGCTCAGGCACTACCAG GTGTTGCCCAACAGAACCCATCCAGTGCTGCTGATGAGTGGGGGAGGAGGTTATCTGCTCTCTGGAATCACAGTcactgctgatgctgctgcatCAGAAACTCAGCAGAAATCAAGCGAGCCAGCTGCAAAGAGGATCAAACTCGATGAGATTAGGAGCACGGGTGACAGTTCTGTCTAG